Proteins encoded within one genomic window of Oncorhynchus tshawytscha isolate Ot180627B linkage group LG02, Otsh_v2.0, whole genome shotgun sequence:
- the LOC112262852 gene encoding transmembrane and coiled-coil domains protein 2-like: MVLDKSEVTTFDLPLSATHGATDASASNISVDGAGAVAGVESLAGGAEVSVGAEAQRTRAALEQLQQKILKSIEQIRIEQEARNDNVAEYLKLAHNANSHQAFRIKQVFEKKNQKSAQTIAHLHKKLDHYHKKFKEIQQQGLGRQPKDVLGDMQQGLKDVGANVRAGISSFGGGVVEGVKGGVSELTHTAVVSKPLEFVSLIRNKLGSTHSLEDGVEEHSDDVPLSSSVTLASSSKYSSDDECSSDSVTDSNYFGAGGGGGMLGLGLARLDGNDHHRSWDTWLEGLQEIKASQAHMEDAIEDMKSQLQSDYAYMTQCLQEEKYRYDLLEEQLNDLTELHQNQMSNLIQELVSMEEKVTYQSYERTRDSQEAVESCMNRITRLELQQQQQQMLQWEGVENANAHALLGKLINIILAVMAVVLVFVSTPANFITPLIKTRARVAATVLLALFLFILWKYWDFWELWLLPG, encoded by the exons ATGGTG CTGGATAAGAGTGAGGTGACAACGTTTGACCTGCCCCTCTCAGCCACCCATGGAGCCACTGACGCTTCTGCCTCTAACATCAGCGTGGATGGAGCAGGGGCTGTGGCCGGGGTGGAATCTCTGGCTGGGGGGGCTGAAGTGTCAGTGGGCGCCGAGGCTCAGCGGACACGGGCTGCTCTGGAGCAGCTACAGCAGAAGATCCTGAAGAGCATTGAGCAGATTCGGATAGAACAGGAGGCACGAAACGACAATGTGGCAGAGTACTTGAAGCTGGCCCACAATGCCAACAGCCATCAGGCTTTTCGTATCAAACAGGTGTTTGAGAAGAAGAACCAGAAGTCTGCACAGACCATCGCCCACCTGCACAAGAAGCTAGATCACTACCACAAGAAGTTTAAGGAGatacagcag CAAGGCCTGGGCCGGCAGCCTAAGGATGTGCTGGGGGATATGCAGCAGGGGCTGAAGGATGTAGGGGCTAACGTACGGGCAGGGATCAGTAGCTTTGGTGGAGGTGTGGTGGAGGGTGTCAAAGGGGGCGTGTCAGAACTCACCCATACAGCTGTGGTGTCTAAGCCCCTGGAGTTTGTCAGCTTGATCCGCAACAAATTAGGCAGCACACACTCGCTGGAGGATGGCGTGGAGGAGCATTCAGATGATGTACCCCTGAGTAGCAGCGTCACCTTGGCCTCCAGCTCAAAGTACAGTAGTGACGACGAGTGCTCCAGTGACTCTGTGACAGATAGTAATTATTTtggggctgggggaggaggggggatgtTGGGGTTGGGGCTGGCCAGGCTGGATGGGAACGACCACCACAGGTCCTGGGACACTTGGCTGGAAGGCCTGCAGGAGATCAAAGCCAGCCAGGCCCACATGGAGGACGCCATCGAGGACATGAAGAGTCAGCTGCAGAGCGACTACGCCTACATGACCCAGTGCCTACAGGAAGAGAAATACAGGTATGATCTACTGGAGGAGCAGCTGAATGACCTGACAGAGCTGCACCAGAACCAGATGTCCAACCTGATACAGGAGCTGGTCAGCATGGAAGAGAAAGTAACCTACCAGTCCTATGAGAGAACCAGAGACTCTCAG gaGGCGGTGGAGTCATGCATGAACCGCATCACAAGGTTAGAgctgcaacagcagcagcagcagatgcTGCAATGGGAGGGTGTGGAGAACGCCAATGCCCACGCCCTGCTGGGAAAACTCATCAACATCATCCTTGCTGTCATGGCTGTAGTGCTAGTGTTCGTCTCCACCCCTGCTAACTTTATCACCCCACTCATAAAGACCAGAGCACGTGTGGCTGCCACTGTCTTGCTGGCCCTTTTTCTGTTTATCCTCTGGAAGTACTGGGACTTCTGGGAGCTTTGGCTACTGCCAGGCTGA